In a genomic window of Telopea speciosissima isolate NSW1024214 ecotype Mountain lineage chromosome 5, Tspe_v1, whole genome shotgun sequence:
- the LOC122662311 gene encoding pyridoxal reductase, chloroplastic-like, protein MAFYTTTPTTCLSRCSASEEILLPSPAFRALKVPCLRPPIWPWEKVKMGSLMVSPMGFGTWAWGNQLLWGYQKEMDGDLQAVFNLAVENGINLFDTADSYGTGRLNGQSEKLLGKFIREFPGKKSTPP, encoded by the exons ATGGCTTTCTATACGACGACGCCCACAACTTGCCTAAGCCGTTGCAGTGCTTCAGAAGAGATTCTTCTTCCATCACCGGCTTTCAGAGCACTAAAAGTTCCATGCCTGAGACCTCCAATCTGGCCATGGGAGAAG GTGAAGATGGGCTCGCTGATGGTTTCTCCGATGGGGTTCGGGACGTGGGCTTGGGGGAATCAGCTACTGTGGGGTTATCAGAAAGAAATGGACGGCGATCTTCAAGCCGTATTCAATCTTGCCGTCGAGAATGGGATCAATCTCTTCGATACAGCAGACTCGTATGGGACCGGGAGATTAAATGGACAAAGCGAAAAGCTTCTTGGCAAGTTCATCCGTGAATTTCCAGGCAAGAAGAGTACGCCGCCCTGA